In Hymenobacter gelipurpurascens, one DNA window encodes the following:
- a CDS encoding helix-hairpin-helix domain-containing protein — translation MRPFYMACLAVGLLWVAARPLQAQEFQRPAVPDLDRLTQELFAEIQSDQVPYEDLYETLLQYYQTPLNLNTATREELRGLLLLSETQITHLLEHRQRNGNLLSLYELQSIEGFDLRSIYRVSPFVAVHTTDPNATRGPLWQRIRQEDNNALFLRYERGLQARRGYAAPDTVRGGRPATRYLGSPDKLLVRYRVSRTRDFSLGFTAEKDAGEQVAWSPATRRYGLDFYSGHFLLQERGRLKTLALGDYQLQFGQGLLLSSGLSVGKGAETITTLRRSSVGVRPYSSVLESTFFRGAAATAAISPTVQVTGFISRKRVDANLAQQQDSLAEFDEAASSLQLTGFHRTASELANRQALRETVAGGNLSYASSGGDLALGLTAVNTLYGTPLQRRAEPYNAFEFQGKYNLALSAHYSYVWRNVLLFGETARSSSGGLGTVNGLLASLAPNLDASALYRSYARNFHTLYGNAMSENTRNINESGLYLGLKFRPVSRWEVSAYYDQFRFPWLKYQVGAPSQGHDWLVRVTFSPTKTSLLYAQLRQRTKPYDADTLRLVPLPVPTQRRSLLLFYDASPLPIISLRTRVQGTQYREDQGPRRQGYVLAQDVTIHPHRKLRLSGRYALFDTDDYDTRQYVFEQDVLYAFSVPVLAGRGTRAYLLAQVDVNRHLTLWVRYAETYYRHQQTIGSGLEQIDGPRRSEIKAQARYRF, via the coding sequence ATGAGGCCTTTTTATATGGCATGTCTGGCTGTAGGCCTGTTATGGGTGGCAGCCAGGCCACTTCAAGCGCAGGAATTCCAGCGGCCCGCTGTGCCCGACCTCGACCGGCTGACTCAGGAGCTGTTTGCCGAAATCCAGAGCGACCAGGTACCCTACGAGGACCTCTACGAAACGCTGCTGCAGTACTACCAGACGCCTCTCAACCTCAATACCGCTACCCGCGAGGAGTTGCGGGGCTTGCTGTTGCTTTCCGAAACGCAGATAACCCACCTGCTGGAGCACCGCCAGCGCAATGGCAACCTGCTGAGCCTCTATGAGCTGCAGAGCATAGAGGGCTTCGATCTGCGCTCCATCTACCGCGTGTCGCCCTTCGTGGCCGTGCACACCACCGACCCCAACGCCACGCGCGGACCGCTGTGGCAGCGCATCCGCCAAGAAGACAACAACGCCTTGTTTCTGCGTTATGAGCGCGGCCTGCAAGCCCGGCGCGGCTACGCTGCCCCCGATACTGTGCGTGGTGGCCGGCCCGCCACGCGCTATCTGGGCTCCCCAGACAAATTGCTGGTGCGCTACCGCGTGAGCCGCACACGGGATTTCAGCCTGGGCTTTACGGCCGAAAAAGATGCGGGCGAGCAGGTGGCTTGGAGTCCGGCTACGCGGCGTTATGGCCTCGATTTTTACTCCGGGCATTTCCTGCTGCAGGAACGTGGCCGGCTCAAAACCCTGGCCCTCGGCGACTATCAGCTGCAATTTGGCCAAGGCTTGCTGCTGTCGTCTGGCCTATCTGTGGGCAAAGGAGCCGAAACGATAACCACGTTGCGCCGCAGCTCGGTGGGGGTGCGACCTTATTCTTCGGTGCTGGAAAGCACGTTTTTCCGCGGCGCGGCGGCCACCGCGGCCATCAGCCCAACGGTGCAGGTTACGGGGTTCATTTCGCGCAAGCGGGTAGATGCCAACCTGGCGCAGCAACAGGATTCGTTGGCCGAGTTTGATGAAGCGGCTTCCAGTCTGCAACTGACGGGCTTTCATCGCACGGCTTCTGAGCTGGCCAACCGCCAGGCTCTGCGCGAGACGGTGGCTGGCGGAAACCTCAGTTACGCCAGCTCCGGCGGCGACCTGGCCCTGGGCCTCACCGCCGTAAACACCCTCTACGGTACACCGTTGCAGCGCCGGGCCGAGCCGTATAATGCCTTCGAGTTTCAGGGGAAGTATAACCTGGCCCTGAGCGCCCATTACAGCTACGTGTGGCGCAATGTGCTGCTCTTCGGCGAAACGGCACGCAGCAGTAGCGGTGGCCTGGGCACCGTGAACGGCCTGCTGGCCAGCCTCGCCCCCAACCTGGATGCGTCGGCGCTATACCGCTCCTATGCCCGCAACTTTCATACGCTTTATGGCAACGCTATGAGCGAAAACACGCGCAACATCAACGAAAGCGGCCTGTATTTGGGCTTGAAATTCAGGCCCGTTTCCCGGTGGGAGGTGTCGGCGTATTATGATCAGTTTCGCTTTCCCTGGCTGAAGTACCAGGTTGGAGCGCCTTCGCAGGGGCACGATTGGCTGGTGCGCGTCACGTTCAGCCCCACCAAAACCAGCTTGCTGTATGCCCAGCTGCGGCAGCGCACCAAGCCCTACGATGCCGATACCCTGCGCCTGGTACCGCTGCCCGTGCCCACTCAGCGGCGGAGCCTGCTGCTGTTCTACGATGCCAGCCCGCTGCCCATCATCAGCCTGCGAACCCGCGTGCAGGGCACCCAATACCGCGAAGACCAGGGCCCGCGCCGCCAGGGCTACGTGCTGGCCCAGGATGTGACGATCCATCCGCATCGAAAGCTGCGCCTCAGTGGCCGCTACGCCCTTTTTGATACCGATGATTATGACACGCGCCAGTATGTGTTTGAGCAGGATGTGCTGTATGCTTTCTCTGTGCCGGTGCTGGCTGGCCGGGGCACCAGAGCGTATCTATTGGCCCAGGTTGATGTAAACCGCCACCTCACTTTATGGGTGCGCTACGCCGAAACCTACTACCGCCATCAGCAAACCATCGGGAGTGGCCTAGAGCAGATTGACGGGCCCCGTCGTTCCGAGATAAAAGCGCAAGCCCGCTACCGGTTTTAA
- a CDS encoding reprolysin-like metallopeptidase yields the protein MDILSTLLRRAGKPTLAGSLLLAAIGLPFGASAQRVLWADAQVSAAARPATQPLSQYRAVSFQLPAVREVLATAPTEKIMAARASATVVSLPLPDGTSQRFRVVQVPVLAPALAARYTTIRTYMAQGVDDPTATARLDVSPAGFHAMILASDKTVYIDPTGLGQDTHLVFERRAMNRGAFPFVCATPSAKEMGVVAAPSANQTTLANGATLRTYRLALACTGEYAAFHGGTKAGALAAMVASMNRVNGIYEKELAVRMVLVAQTEDIIFLDPATDPYTNNDGEAMLNQNQATLDARIGNTNYDIGHVFSTGGGGIAQRPAVCISGKARGVTGLSAPVNDAFDIDYVAHEMGHQFGADHTFNSVSGSCGGGTRAPSSAYEPGSGNTIMAYAGICGSDNIQPVSDPYFHSRSIDQILAHITGAGNCSVNTSTGNTPPAVDAGRNYAIPISTPFVLTGSATDANGDALTYAWEQFNLGPGGAVNAPSGNAPIFREFLPSLVPSRTFPRLSDLVNNTRTVGELLPTYGRRLVFRLVARDNRAGGGGVDYDSMNVVVVPTAGPFVVTLPNTPTTWLATAPHQVSWEVANTTAAPINAAAVDILLSTDGGLTYPTTLLANTPNDGAETVTIPASVGNSSSARIRVQASGGIFFDISDQNFTIQVPAGPAFFLNPGAITTIPSLCPGTSSGSQALTVGALQGFNGTATLGATNLPAGVTISFGSSTVAVGSATTYTINTSSATPAGTYTSTLTGTSGGITQSQQIRFTVLPAATQTALITAPGAGTRTTLRPLFSWTTVANAASYDVQVATDAGFTNLVINLTGVTGSSVTAGSELLPNTTYYVRVRGVSICGPAPYSVTTMFQTGTQVCQTFVASQVPVALSATSTASVTSAINVISSERVSAIRIRNVTIAHPNVGELEISLTNPAGTRVVLFSGLCAGTANLNLSFDEAAATALTCPLVSGGTVRPANSLGPLLNGPANGNWILTISDNVTGNDGTLTGWALELCTLAEPPVAPTSLTTLAPVLFNNAANIDLIWLDGSTTETGFEVERSANGGTFDRIATVGPNISFYTDRVSANSQYCYRVRAINSSGNSDYSNVSCQTVSTITAVRNAGLLQGTEVFPNPSSGVFEVKIDNAQQGSITLRVTDALGRTVSSQTLNKGAAAIQQKVDLSGLSTGLYTLHLDMPKGSTVVRLLKQ from the coding sequence ATGGATATACTATCTACTCTGCTCCGGCGGGCTGGGAAACCTACGCTTGCCGGCAGCTTATTACTGGCAGCCATTGGGTTACCATTCGGCGCATCGGCCCAACGAGTGCTTTGGGCTGATGCGCAGGTTTCCGCGGCTGCTCGGCCAGCCACGCAACCCTTATCGCAATACCGGGCCGTGAGTTTCCAGCTGCCTGCCGTGCGAGAGGTGCTGGCCACTGCCCCTACGGAGAAAATTATGGCCGCCCGTGCTTCGGCCACGGTGGTTTCCCTACCGCTGCCCGATGGCACCTCTCAGCGCTTTCGGGTGGTGCAGGTGCCCGTGCTGGCGCCGGCCCTGGCGGCCCGCTACACCACCATCCGGACCTACATGGCGCAGGGTGTTGATGACCCAACGGCCACCGCCCGCCTCGATGTGAGCCCCGCTGGCTTTCACGCCATGATTCTGGCTTCCGACAAAACCGTTTACATAGACCCTACTGGCCTAGGCCAGGATACGCACCTGGTGTTTGAGCGCCGGGCCATGAACCGCGGAGCTTTCCCGTTTGTATGCGCTACACCTAGCGCCAAAGAGATGGGCGTTGTGGCCGCCCCAAGTGCCAACCAGACGACTCTTGCCAACGGCGCTACCCTGCGGACGTATCGCCTGGCCCTGGCCTGCACCGGTGAGTATGCCGCTTTTCATGGGGGCACCAAAGCCGGTGCACTGGCCGCCATGGTTGCTTCCATGAACCGCGTAAACGGCATTTACGAAAAGGAGCTAGCGGTACGGATGGTGCTGGTGGCCCAAACCGAGGACATCATCTTTCTGGACCCTGCCACCGACCCCTACACGAACAACGACGGGGAGGCCATGCTCAACCAGAACCAGGCCACGCTGGACGCCCGCATCGGCAATACCAACTACGATATTGGGCACGTATTCAGTACGGGCGGAGGTGGCATTGCGCAACGCCCAGCGGTATGTATTTCGGGCAAAGCGCGCGGCGTAACGGGCCTGAGTGCCCCCGTGAACGACGCATTCGATATTGATTACGTAGCCCACGAAATGGGTCATCAGTTTGGTGCCGACCACACCTTCAATAGCGTATCTGGCAGCTGTGGCGGCGGAACCCGGGCTCCTAGCTCGGCCTACGAGCCCGGCTCCGGTAACACCATCATGGCCTACGCCGGTATCTGTGGCAGCGACAACATCCAGCCCGTTTCCGACCCCTACTTTCATTCGCGCAGTATTGATCAGATTCTGGCGCACATTACGGGAGCCGGCAACTGCTCTGTGAATACCAGCACCGGCAACACGCCTCCCGCGGTAGATGCCGGCCGCAACTATGCCATTCCTATCAGCACACCCTTTGTGCTCACCGGCTCGGCCACCGATGCTAACGGTGATGCCCTTACCTACGCCTGGGAGCAGTTCAACCTTGGGCCCGGCGGTGCCGTCAATGCTCCCTCCGGCAATGCCCCCATCTTTCGGGAGTTTCTGCCTTCTCTTGTTCCGTCGCGCACTTTTCCTCGCCTGAGTGATTTGGTCAACAACACGCGTACGGTGGGCGAACTGCTGCCTACGTATGGCCGGCGCCTGGTTTTCCGGCTGGTGGCCCGCGACAACCGCGCAGGCGGCGGCGGAGTCGATTACGACTCGATGAACGTGGTGGTGGTCCCAACGGCCGGTCCTTTTGTCGTGACGCTGCCCAACACGCCCACCACCTGGCTGGCCACGGCGCCTCACCAAGTGAGCTGGGAAGTGGCGAATACTACGGCCGCGCCCATCAATGCGGCGGCGGTAGATATTCTGCTTTCTACCGATGGTGGCCTCACTTACCCGACCACGCTGCTGGCCAACACCCCCAACGATGGCGCCGAGACTGTAACGATACCGGCCAGTGTGGGCAACTCCAGCTCGGCCCGTATTCGGGTGCAGGCTTCGGGCGGAATCTTTTTTGATATTTCAGACCAGAATTTCACGATTCAGGTGCCTGCCGGGCCTGCCTTTTTCCTGAACCCAGGGGCCATTACTACTATTCCCTCGCTTTGCCCCGGCACCAGCTCCGGCAGCCAGGCGCTTACGGTTGGGGCACTGCAGGGCTTTAACGGCACCGCCACTTTGGGGGCCACCAATTTGCCGGCCGGAGTTACCATCTCGTTTGGCAGCTCTACCGTTGCCGTAGGCAGCGCCACCACGTACACCATCAATACCAGCTCAGCCACTCCGGCGGGCACCTACACGAGCACGCTCACAGGCACAAGTGGGGGCATTACCCAGAGCCAACAGATTCGCTTTACCGTATTACCGGCGGCCACCCAGACTGCCCTCATCACGGCTCCGGGTGCCGGCACCCGTACCACGCTACGGCCGCTATTCTCCTGGACTACCGTGGCAAATGCTGCCTCCTATGATGTTCAGGTAGCCACCGATGCCGGTTTTACTAACCTGGTTATCAACCTTACCGGCGTAACAGGCAGCTCCGTAACCGCGGGCAGTGAACTGCTACCGAACACCACCTATTATGTGCGGGTGCGGGGCGTGAGCATCTGTGGACCAGCCCCTTATTCGGTCACGACCATGTTCCAGACGGGCACGCAAGTCTGCCAGACATTTGTGGCCTCGCAAGTTCCGGTTGCTCTTTCGGCCACCAGCACGGCTAGCGTTACGTCGGCTATCAATGTAATTAGCTCAGAACGCGTTTCAGCCATCCGGATTCGTAACGTAACTATCGCACATCCCAACGTTGGCGAGCTGGAAATATCCCTAACCAACCCCGCCGGTACCCGCGTAGTGCTGTTTTCGGGCTTGTGCGCGGGTACAGCCAACCTGAATCTCTCCTTTGATGAAGCTGCCGCTACGGCTCTCACTTGTCCGCTCGTCAGTGGCGGTACCGTCCGGCCGGCTAATTCGCTCGGGCCGCTGCTGAACGGACCCGCCAATGGTAACTGGATACTGACCATTTCCGACAACGTGACCGGCAACGACGGCACCCTCACGGGCTGGGCGCTGGAACTTTGTACCCTGGCCGAGCCACCCGTAGCGCCCACCTCTCTCACCACGCTGGCACCAGTTCTCTTCAATAACGCCGCGAATATTGACCTGATCTGGCTGGATGGCTCCACCACCGAAACCGGGTTTGAAGTGGAGCGCTCTGCCAACGGCGGCACCTTCGACAGGATTGCCACTGTGGGGCCCAACATCTCTTTTTACACGGATCGGGTGAGTGCCAACAGCCAGTACTGCTACCGCGTGCGCGCCATCAACAGCAGCGGCAACTCCGACTACAGCAACGTGAGCTGCCAGACCGTTTCTACCATTACCGCCGTCCGAAATGCTGGTCTACTGCAAGGCACTGAGGTTTTCCCAAACCCCAGCAGCGGTGTGTTCGAGGTTAAGATTGATAATGCCCAGCAGGGATCTATTACACTTCGGGTGACGGATGCGCTGGGCCGCACGGTTTCCAGCCAAACCCTGAACAAAGGAGCTGCAGCAATTCAGCAAAAGGTTGATTTAAGCGGCCTAAGCACAGGCCTCTATACGCTGCACCTGGATATGCCCAAGGGCTCAACGGTGGTACGCCTGCTGAAGCAGTAA
- a CDS encoding MFS transporter — translation MPAFRSTTYTIGFWLMCLSSFLFFMSFNMLLPELPDHLTRLGGADYKGFIIALFTLTAGLSRPFSGKLADTVGRIPVMVFGSLVCFICGFFYPWATTVTGFLLLRLLHGFSTGFKPTGTAAFIADIIPVERRGEAMGLLGVAGSLGMAAGPALGGLLAQHFSLNTMFYCSSGMALMSLAVQGTMTETLPQAQREKFSWSLLRLNWNEVLEPRVLAPALVTLLCMFPYGAVLTLIPDQSRLLGIENKGLFFTCFTIASLLVRLVAGRASDTYGRVPVLRWSAGLLAVSLGLLAVASTPLVFLSSAVLFGLATGLNSPTLYAWTIDLSHPERRGRAVATMYIALEAGIGLGALLSGWIYSNISSHLPYAHLLSAASVLSAFGYLWLYVREKPAVA, via the coding sequence ATGCCCGCTTTCCGTTCTACTACGTATACTATCGGCTTCTGGCTGATGTGCTTATCGTCGTTTCTGTTCTTCATGAGCTTCAATATGCTCCTGCCAGAACTGCCCGACCACCTCACCCGCCTTGGCGGCGCCGACTACAAAGGCTTCATCATTGCGCTATTCACCCTCACAGCAGGCCTCTCCAGGCCTTTCAGTGGCAAACTAGCCGACACCGTAGGCCGCATTCCGGTGATGGTGTTCGGCTCCTTGGTGTGCTTCATCTGTGGGTTCTTTTACCCCTGGGCCACCACCGTAACGGGTTTTTTGCTGCTGCGCCTGCTACACGGCTTCAGCACCGGCTTCAAGCCTACGGGCACGGCCGCCTTCATTGCCGATATCATTCCGGTGGAGCGGCGCGGCGAGGCCATGGGCCTCTTGGGCGTAGCTGGCTCCTTGGGTATGGCGGCAGGCCCGGCCCTGGGTGGCCTATTGGCCCAGCACTTCTCGCTGAACACTATGTTCTACTGCTCCTCAGGCATGGCCCTTATGAGCCTGGCCGTACAGGGCACCATGACGGAAACACTGCCCCAGGCCCAACGCGAGAAATTTAGCTGGAGCTTGCTACGCCTGAACTGGAACGAAGTACTGGAGCCCCGCGTGCTGGCCCCGGCCCTCGTGACGCTGCTGTGCATGTTTCCGTATGGGGCCGTGCTCACCCTAATTCCGGACCAAAGCCGCTTGTTGGGCATCGAGAACAAAGGCCTGTTTTTCACCTGCTTCACGATTGCCTCTCTGCTCGTGCGCCTGGTGGCAGGCCGTGCTTCCGATACCTATGGCCGGGTGCCCGTGCTGCGGTGGTCGGCGGGGCTGCTGGCGGTTTCGCTAGGTCTATTGGCCGTGGCCAGCACGCCGCTGGTATTTCTCTCCTCAGCCGTGCTGTTTGGACTGGCGACGGGCCTCAACTCCCCTACCCTATACGCCTGGACGATTGACCTGAGCCACCCGGAGCGGCGCGGCCGGGCGGTAGCCACTATGTATATCGCGCTGGAAGCCGGTATCGGGCTGGGCGCCTTGCTCTCTGGCTGGATTTATTCCAATATTTCCTCCCATTTGCCATACGCTCATTTGCTCAGTGCCGCCAGCGTTCTTTCAGCCTTTGGGTACCTGTGGCTATATGTACGCGAAAAGCCCGCAGTAGCCTAG
- a CDS encoding PorV/PorQ family protein, producing the protein MSLLLGAGLGKVHAQSSGPEGWGARAAALGRISTVLENDVWAASGNVAALGGLTRPTVGFGAANRFLLPSLNTASVSAAVPLGHRLATAGTAVGVPAGVAAAEAPRYGVVGVTAQRFGGKLYSEQAVGVAYGYQLGTVRVGGKVEILQVSLEGLGSRRTVAASLGGQADIIPRKLTFGATLYNLNQARLAPYQDERVPTVLRAGLGWRASDKVLVLVETEKDVEQDADFRAGLEYRPLPVLALRGGLAALTHQTTGGVGFRSGALQLDYAGAWHQALGLSQQVSVAYVWEKPAQP; encoded by the coding sequence ATGAGTTTGCTCTTGGGAGCAGGCCTAGGAAAAGTACACGCACAAAGCAGTGGCCCCGAAGGTTGGGGCGCCCGCGCCGCGGCCCTGGGCCGCATCAGCACCGTACTGGAAAACGATGTTTGGGCGGCTTCTGGCAACGTAGCGGCGCTGGGTGGCCTGACCCGACCCACCGTCGGTTTTGGCGCTGCGAATAGGTTTTTGCTGCCCTCTCTGAACACGGCTTCGGTAAGCGCCGCAGTGCCGCTAGGCCACCGTCTGGCAACTGCCGGCACTGCAGTAGGTGTGCCGGCTGGTGTAGCCGCCGCTGAGGCTCCGCGCTATGGAGTAGTAGGCGTTACGGCGCAGCGGTTTGGCGGCAAGCTGTACTCGGAGCAGGCGGTGGGAGTGGCCTATGGCTACCAGTTGGGCACGGTGCGGGTAGGAGGGAAGGTGGAAATACTGCAAGTGAGTCTGGAAGGATTGGGGAGCCGCCGCACAGTAGCTGCCTCGCTTGGTGGGCAAGCTGATATCATTCCGCGCAAACTCACCTTTGGCGCCACGCTCTACAACCTCAACCAAGCTCGGCTGGCGCCTTATCAGGATGAGCGCGTGCCCACGGTGCTGCGTGCCGGGCTGGGGTGGCGTGCCTCCGATAAAGTGCTGGTATTGGTTGAAACTGAGAAGGACGTGGAGCAGGACGCCGACTTCCGGGCCGGGCTGGAGTACCGCCCACTGCCGGTGCTGGCTTTGCGAGGTGGCCTAGCCGCCCTCACGCATCAAACCACGGGCGGCGTGGGCTTTCGTAGTGGCGCACTTCAGCTGGATTATGCCGGTGCCTGGCACCAGGCACTGGGCCTGAGCCAGCAGGTGAGTGTGGCCTACGTATGGGAAAAGCCTGCGCAACCATGA